In Flavobacterium cerinum, one genomic interval encodes:
- a CDS encoding response regulator, with protein MADLIKIILADDEALFRKGIAFILQREKNFEILFEASNGAELIDYLNLNEQNLPEIILMDLKMPTVNGVEATKFIHRRYPQIKIIALTSYDSKPFIANMVQVGAASYMVKNATPKEMLFTINEVMDKGFYYNDNVMQVVNENMILEQKKSKTNLDEDYLTNREIEILRLICSQMSTNEIADKLFISPRTVEGHRNNLLLKTDSKNVAGLVVYAIQNKIISLDSLSFQ; from the coding sequence ATGGCGGATCTTATCAAAATAATTTTAGCGGATGATGAAGCATTATTCCGGAAAGGAATTGCTTTTATCCTGCAACGGGAGAAAAACTTCGAAATACTTTTTGAAGCTTCTAACGGGGCGGAACTGATCGATTACCTGAACTTAAACGAACAAAATTTACCTGAGATTATTTTAATGGACTTGAAAATGCCAACGGTAAATGGGGTAGAAGCAACAAAATTTATTCATAGGAGATATCCGCAAATCAAAATTATTGCCCTTACAAGTTACGATTCAAAACCGTTTATCGCCAATATGGTTCAGGTTGGTGCGGCATCGTATATGGTTAAAAATGCTACGCCAAAAGAAATGTTGTTTACGATTAACGAAGTAATGGATAAGGGATTTTATTACAATGATAATGTAATGCAGGTTGTTAACGAAAACATGATTCTGGAACAGAAAAAATCGAAGACAAACCTGGATGAAGATTATCTGACAAACCGTGAAATCGAAATTCTTAGATTGATTTGCAGTCAGATGAGTACAAATGAAATCGCAGACAAATTGTTTATCAGTCCGCGAACCGTCGAAGGACATCGTAATAATCTGTTACTGAAGACAGATTCTAAAAATGTGGCAGGACTTGTGGTTTATGCCATTCAGAATAAAATTATCTCTCTGGATAGTTTATCGTTCCAATAA
- a CDS encoding glutaminase translates to MNYTTILQEIYQQIKRLPVTGNVATTIPELAKIDPQKFGMHLTTINGDDFGVGNSEEKFSIQSISKTLSVAMAFSLLGERMWERVGVEPSGNPFNSLVQLEYEKGIPRNPFINAGAIVVADMLLSQLKDPKNDFLNFVRALAGSPEINFNLQVAESEKLTGFRNVALANFIKSFGNIENDVDAVLDFYFFQCSIEMTCKELAHSFFFFANGGVTKNGDPVLTQSQAKRLNALMQMCGFYDESGEFTYKVGLPGKSGIGGGIAALYPKNFTVTTWSPRLNEKGNSELGMNALELLTTKTGMSIF, encoded by the coding sequence ATGAATTATACGACAATACTTCAGGAAATATACCAACAAATAAAAAGACTACCGGTTACCGGAAACGTAGCCACAACGATACCGGAATTAGCTAAAATCGATCCGCAGAAATTTGGAATGCACCTGACAACTATCAATGGTGATGATTTCGGAGTCGGAAACAGCGAAGAAAAATTTTCCATACAAAGTATTTCTAAAACATTATCTGTAGCGATGGCTTTTTCGCTTTTAGGTGAGCGTATGTGGGAAAGAGTAGGTGTAGAACCATCCGGAAATCCGTTTAATTCCTTAGTTCAATTGGAATATGAAAAAGGAATACCTCGTAATCCGTTTATCAATGCGGGCGCTATTGTTGTAGCTGATATGCTATTGTCGCAATTAAAAGATCCTAAAAACGATTTCCTGAATTTTGTGCGCGCACTGGCAGGAAGTCCGGAAATAAACTTCAACCTACAAGTAGCGGAATCGGAAAAACTTACCGGTTTCCGGAATGTCGCATTAGCTAATTTTATTAAATCGTTCGGAAATATTGAAAACGATGTCGATGCCGTTCTGGATTTTTACTTCTTCCAATGTTCAATTGAAATGACTTGTAAAGAACTGGCACATTCATTTTTCTTCTTTGCTAATGGAGGAGTAACCAAAAACGGAGATCCGGTTTTAACCCAAAGTCAGGCGAAACGATTAAATGCGTTGATGCAGATGTGTGGTTTTTATGATGAATCGGGTGAGTTTACCTATAAGGTCGGATTACCGGGGAAAAGTGGAATAGGCGGCGGAATTGCAGCTTTATATCCTAAAAATTTCACAGTCACAACCTGGAGTCCGAGATTAAATGAAAAAGGAAACTCCGAATTAGGCATGAATGCTCTGGAATTATTGACAACCAAAACTGGAATGTCGATCTTTTAA
- the rlmF gene encoding 23S rRNA (adenine(1618)-N(6))-methyltransferase RlmF translates to MKKSTPSGTTKTLHPRNKHNSRYDFDFLITTYPELEAYIITTPVGDKSIDFANPDAIRILNKSLLKAYYNINYWELPKTNLCPPIPGRADYIHHIADVLAEYNNGKIPTGHTIRLLDIGTGANCIYPIIGHQEYGWSFIGTELDKPAKITAETIISNNETLQNEIVVRLQESKRHIFKNIINDKDIFDFTLCNPPFHDSREAATKGTQRKLKNLGKATSDKPILNFGGQNNELWCEGGERAFITNMIYESVHFQSQCLWFSTLVSKNDNLKAFYSILKKIKVPTVKTITMEQGNKVSRILVWSFQNEEQIRNWSKQRFQ, encoded by the coding sequence ATGAAAAAAAGCACTCCTTCCGGTACTACGAAAACCTTACATCCCCGAAATAAACATAACAGTCGTTACGATTTTGATTTTCTGATTACTACCTATCCGGAGCTGGAAGCTTATATCATTACAACTCCCGTTGGCGATAAAAGCATTGATTTTGCTAATCCGGACGCGATAAGAATACTCAATAAAAGTCTTTTAAAGGCCTATTACAACATCAATTACTGGGAATTACCCAAAACAAATCTTTGTCCGCCTATACCCGGTCGTGCTGATTATATTCATCATATTGCCGACGTTTTAGCTGAATACAACAACGGAAAAATCCCAACCGGCCATACTATTCGCCTTTTGGACATCGGAACCGGAGCCAACTGTATCTATCCGATTATTGGACATCAGGAATACGGATGGTCATTTATTGGCACTGAGTTGGACAAACCGGCAAAAATTACAGCTGAGACAATTATTTCAAATAATGAAACGCTTCAAAACGAAATAGTCGTAAGATTACAGGAAAGCAAACGCCATATTTTTAAAAATATAATCAACGATAAGGACATTTTTGATTTTACCCTTTGTAATCCTCCTTTTCACGATTCACGCGAAGCGGCTACAAAAGGTACCCAACGCAAACTAAAAAATCTTGGAAAAGCAACTTCAGATAAACCGATACTCAACTTTGGTGGTCAGAATAATGAACTTTGGTGCGAAGGCGGAGAACGTGCCTTTATTACCAATATGATTTATGAAAGTGTGCATTTTCAATCCCAATGTCTTTGGTTTTCTACATTGGTTTCCAAAAATGATAATTTAAAAGCCTTCTACTCGATTTTAAAAAAGATTAAAGTTCCGACAGTTAAGACAATTACAATGGAACAGGGAAATAAAGTATCCCGAATTTTAGTCTGGTCTTTTCAAAATGAAGAACAAATACGAAACTGGAGCAAACAGCGATTCCAATAA
- the rplT gene encoding 50S ribosomal protein L20 — protein MPRSVNSVASRARRKRVLKQAKGFFGRRKNVWTVAKNAVEKAMQYAYRGRKQKKRNFRALWIMRINAGARLHGMSYSQFMGKIKANNIELNRKVLADLAMNHPEAFAAIVTKIK, from the coding sequence ATGCCAAGATCAGTAAATTCAGTTGCTTCAAGAGCTAGAAGAAAAAGAGTATTGAAGCAAGCCAAAGGATTCTTTGGAAGACGTAAAAACGTTTGGACAGTAGCGAAAAACGCGGTAGAAAAAGCAATGCAATATGCTTACCGTGGAAGAAAGCAAAAAAAGAGAAATTTCCGTGCATTATGGATTATGCGTATTAACGCAGGAGCTCGTTTACACGGAATGAGTTATTCTCAATTTATGGGTAAAATCAAAGCTAACAACATCGAATTGAACCGTAAAGTTCTTGCCGATTTAGCAATGAACCACCCTGAAGCTTTCGCAGCTATCGTAACTAAAATTAAATAA
- the rpmI gene encoding 50S ribosomal protein L35: protein MPKMKTKSSAKKRFKVTGSGKIKRKHAFKSHILTKKSKKRKLALTHAALVHPSDVKSVKEQLRII, encoded by the coding sequence ATGCCTAAAATGAAAACTAAATCTAGTGCTAAGAAACGTTTTAAAGTTACTGGCTCTGGAAAAATCAAGAGAAAGCACGCTTTTAAAAGTCACATTTTGACTAAAAAATCTAAAAAGCGTAAATTAGCTTTAACTCACGCAGCTTTGGTTCACCCATCTGACGTTAAGAGTGTAAAAGAACAATTAAGAATTATCTAA
- the infC gene encoding translation initiation factor IF-3: protein MRNNRGFQPRVEKKDPHRTNNAIRVPEVRLVGENIEPGVYKTSLALQMAEEQELDLVEISPNAAPPVCKIMDYKKFLYEQKKRDKMLKAKSSQIVVKEIRFGPQTDEHDYEFKKKNAEKFLKEGSKLKAFVFFKGRSIIYKEQGQILLLRLAQDLEEFGKVEALPVLEGKRMIMFIAPKKKKQ, encoded by the coding sequence ATTAGAAACAACAGGGGCTTTCAGCCCAGAGTAGAAAAAAAGGATCCGCACAGAACAAACAATGCTATCCGTGTTCCTGAAGTTCGCCTTGTAGGAGAGAACATTGAGCCAGGTGTTTACAAAACATCTTTGGCCTTACAAATGGCAGAAGAGCAAGAATTGGATTTGGTTGAAATTTCACCCAATGCAGCTCCTCCTGTTTGTAAAATAATGGATTACAAAAAATTCCTTTATGAGCAGAAGAAACGAGACAAGATGTTAAAAGCTAAGTCTTCGCAGATTGTTGTAAAGGAAATACGCTTTGGTCCTCAGACAGATGAGCACGATTATGAATTTAAGAAAAAGAATGCAGAGAAATTCCTTAAGGAAGGATCAAAATTAAAAGCATTCGTATTCTTTAAAGGACGATCAATCATCTATAAAGAACAAGGGCAAATTTTGTTATTACGCCTTGCTCAGGATCTTGAAGAATTCGGAAAAGTAGAAGCTTTACCAGTTCTTGAAGGTAAGCGTATGATCATGTTCATCGCACCAAAAAAGAAAAAGCAATAA
- the thrS gene encoding threonine--tRNA ligase gives MIKITLPDGSVKEFAQGVTPMDVAKSISEGLARNVISASFNGTTVETTTELTTDGALILYTWNDKEGKKAFWHSTSHVMAQALQEMYPGIKLTIGPAIDNGFYYDVDFGDQRVTDSDFKAIEDRVLAISREKHEFKMRSATKAEALAFYAKENNPYKTELIENLEDGTITFCDHATFTDLCRGGHIPNTGLIKAMKILSVAGAYWRGDEKNKQLTRVYGISFPKQKDLTDYLELLEEAKRRDHRKLGKELELFHFSQKVGQGLPLWLPKGAALRDRLEQFLKKAQKKAGYEQVVTPHIGQKELYVTSGHYAKYGADSFQPIHTPAEGEEFLLKPMNCPHHCEIYNAKPWSYKDLPKRYAEFGTVYRYEQSGELHGLTRVRGFTQDDAHIFCTPEQLDAEFKNVIDLVLYVFGSLGFENFTAQISLRDPEKPEKYIGSDDNWEKAESAIINAAREKGLNTTVEYGEAAFYGPKLDFMVKDALGRSWQLGTIQVDYNLPERFELTYKGSDNELHRPVMIHRAPFGSMERFIAILLEHTGGNFPLWLMPEQAIILSLSEKYENYAKKVLDLLENHEIRALIDNRNETIGKKIREAEVQKLPFMLIVGEEEEKNGTISVRRHGDAGKSNQTMTIEEFASLVKEEINKTLKSF, from the coding sequence ATGATAAAGATTACATTACCCGATGGTTCGGTAAAGGAGTTTGCACAAGGTGTAACTCCGATGGATGTTGCCAAAAGCATTAGTGAAGGATTGGCCCGAAATGTTATTTCAGCTTCTTTTAATGGTACAACAGTTGAAACCACGACCGAATTAACCACGGACGGTGCTCTTATATTATATACATGGAACGACAAGGAAGGAAAAAAAGCCTTCTGGCACTCTACTTCACACGTAATGGCACAAGCGTTACAGGAAATGTACCCCGGGATTAAATTAACTATCGGTCCCGCTATTGACAATGGTTTTTATTACGACGTTGACTTTGGCGACCAAAGAGTAACTGACAGCGATTTTAAAGCTATCGAGGATCGCGTTTTGGCTATTTCGAGAGAAAAACACGAATTCAAAATGCGTTCCGCTACTAAAGCAGAAGCATTAGCGTTTTACGCAAAAGAAAACAATCCCTATAAAACAGAGTTAATCGAAAATCTGGAAGACGGTACGATTACATTCTGTGATCATGCTACTTTTACCGATTTATGTCGTGGTGGTCATATTCCGAATACCGGTTTGATCAAAGCGATGAAAATATTATCGGTTGCCGGCGCATATTGGAGAGGAGATGAAAAAAACAAACAGTTAACCCGTGTTTACGGTATCTCATTCCCGAAACAAAAGGATTTGACCGATTATCTGGAATTACTGGAAGAAGCAAAACGTCGCGATCACAGAAAGTTAGGAAAAGAGTTGGAATTATTCCATTTTTCCCAAAAAGTAGGTCAAGGTCTTCCGTTATGGTTACCTAAAGGAGCTGCTTTACGTGACCGATTGGAGCAATTCTTAAAAAAAGCACAGAAAAAAGCTGGATATGAACAAGTAGTGACCCCTCATATTGGTCAGAAAGAACTTTATGTGACGTCCGGACACTACGCTAAATACGGAGCTGACAGTTTTCAGCCGATTCACACACCGGCCGAAGGAGAAGAATTTTTATTAAAACCGATGAACTGTCCGCATCACTGCGAAATCTACAACGCAAAACCTTGGAGTTATAAAGACCTTCCAAAACGTTATGCAGAATTCGGAACTGTTTACCGTTATGAGCAAAGTGGTGAATTACACGGATTAACTCGTGTTAGAGGATTTACTCAGGATGATGCTCACATTTTCTGTACTCCTGAACAATTGGATGCCGAGTTTAAAAACGTTATTGACCTAGTACTATATGTATTCGGATCCTTAGGTTTTGAAAACTTTACAGCTCAGATTTCATTACGTGATCCGGAAAAACCGGAAAAATATATCGGTTCTGATGACAACTGGGAAAAAGCTGAAAGCGCCATTATTAATGCTGCAAGAGAAAAAGGACTGAATACAACTGTAGAATATGGTGAAGCCGCTTTCTATGGTCCGAAACTGGACTTTATGGTTAAAGATGCATTAGGCAGAAGTTGGCAATTGGGTACGATTCAGGTAGATTACAACCTACCGGAACGTTTCGAACTAACTTATAAAGGATCTGACAACGAGCTACATAGACCTGTAATGATTCACCGTGCGCCTTTCGGTTCTATGGAGCGATTCATTGCAATTCTTTTAGAACATACTGGTGGGAATTTCCCGTTATGGCTAATGCCGGAGCAGGCTATTATACTGTCTTTGAGCGAGAAATATGAAAATTATGCCAAAAAAGTTTTAGATTTGCTAGAAAATCACGAAATTCGCGCCCTAATTGATAATCGTAACGAAACGATCGGTAAAAAAATCAGGGAAGCAGAAGTTCAGAAATTACCGTTCATGCTGATTGTTGGAGAAGAGGAAGAGAAAAACGGTACAATTTCAGTGCGTCGTCACGGTGATGCCGGTAAGTCTAATCAGACCATGACAATTGAAGAGTTTGCTTCTTTGGTAAAAGAAGAAATCAATAAGACATTAAAATCATTCTAA